One genomic window of Sulfurovum lithotrophicum includes the following:
- the arsC gene encoding arsenate reductase (glutaredoxin) (This arsenate reductase requires both glutathione and glutaredoxin to convert arsenate to arsenite, after which the efflux transporter formed by ArsA and ArsB can extrude the arsenite from the cell, providing resistance.), with translation MESIQEKVTIWHNPRCSKSRNAATLLEEKGIEAEVVKYLETPPTKEEIREVLKMLGISARELMRIKEEIYRELGLKEVEDEEKLIEAMAEYPKLIERPIVIKDGKAAIGRPIEKIVELLNA, from the coding sequence ATGGAATCAATACAGGAAAAGGTCACTATCTGGCATAACCCAAGATGCAGCAAATCGAGAAATGCGGCTACGCTACTTGAAGAAAAAGGTATAGAGGCTGAAGTGGTCAAATATCTTGAGACTCCGCCGACAAAAGAGGAGATCAGAGAGGTGTTGAAGATGCTCGGCATTTCGGCACGTGAACTGATGCGTATCAAAGAGGAGATCTACAGGGAATTGGGGCTTAAAGAAGTTGAGGATGAAGAGAAACTCATCGAAGCGATGGCTGAGTATCCCAAGCTGATCGAAAGGCCTATTGTCATCAAAGACGGCAAAGCGGCTATCGGACGGCCAATAGAAAAGATTGTTGAATTGCTGAACGCGTAG
- the secA gene encoding preprotein translocase subunit SecA, whose amino-acid sequence MIKSVLKVFGTQNDRIVKSYMKRVSNINALESTYEPMSDEELQAAFNALRESVKSGEKSMEDVLYDSFAITREASKRVLGLRHYDVQMVGGMVLHDGNIAEMKTGEGKTLVATLAVVLNAMTGKGVHVVTVNDYLAKRDSGEMGELYNFLGYSVGCITADIQDDAGRKAQYDADITYGTNNEYGFDYLRDNMKVRLEEKVQREHNYAIVDEVDSILIDEARTPLIISGPTQRDQNHYARADAIAKQMERGEKIETKPGEDEKTTGDFIVDEKNRTIVMTEQGLQKAQDLFEVDNLYSLENAVLSHHLDQALKAHNIFEKDVDYVVQNNEIIIVDEFTGRLSEGRRYSEGLHQALEAKEGVEIQEESQTLAEITYQNYFRLYDKLAGMTGTAQTEATEFSQIYGLDVISIPTNVPVERADRNDLIYNTEKEKLDAVVRKVKEYHSKGQPVLIGTASIEKSEMIHERLKKEKIPHNILNAKNHAQEAEIIKNAGQKGAVTVATNMAGRGVDIKIDDEVRALGGLAILGTERHESRRIDNQLRGRSGRQGDPGESQFFLSLDDNLLRIFGGEKIRNIMNRLGVEEGEYIDSKIVTRSVEKAQKKVENQHYESRKHILEYDDVANHQRKAIYAFRNQLLDPEFDIDAKIKENRTEYVHHLLSEAGIFEGVPKEDYDVEKLAALIKEELHIEVNSEYFQDKEVEELEAMITEMMENIYEEKMSQLMPEQRNEIERILYLQVLDPQWRDHLYEMDVLKTGIGLRGYNQKDPLTEYKQDSYKLFTDLVERIKLEAVKVLHLVEFDFSSPEEEEEAIEQIREELESEVADATLNQSLEEGVIAEDSEKLKPITGTKKPKRNDPCPCGSGKKYKNCCGQSGPKKGLLA is encoded by the coding sequence ATGATCAAATCCGTACTAAAAGTCTTCGGCACACAGAACGACAGAATCGTCAAAAGCTACATGAAGCGCGTCAGCAACATTAATGCGCTGGAATCAACCTATGAACCCATGAGCGATGAGGAGCTGCAGGCAGCATTCAATGCACTTAGAGAATCGGTGAAGAGTGGAGAAAAGAGTATGGAGGATGTCCTTTATGACTCTTTTGCCATTACGCGTGAAGCGAGTAAGCGTGTTCTGGGGCTGAGACATTACGATGTGCAGATGGTCGGTGGTATGGTACTGCATGACGGCAACATCGCAGAAATGAAGACGGGTGAAGGTAAAACGCTTGTCGCGACACTGGCCGTTGTACTCAATGCCATGACAGGTAAAGGTGTTCATGTCGTCACAGTGAACGACTACCTGGCCAAAAGAGACTCCGGCGAGATGGGTGAACTCTATAATTTCCTGGGTTACAGCGTGGGTTGTATCACGGCCGACATACAGGACGATGCGGGAAGAAAAGCGCAGTATGATGCGGACATCACTTACGGTACGAACAACGAATACGGCTTCGACTATCTGCGTGACAATATGAAAGTCCGTCTTGAAGAAAAGGTGCAGAGAGAGCACAACTATGCTATCGTGGATGAAGTGGACTCCATCCTTATCGATGAGGCGAGAACACCGCTCATCATCTCCGGTCCGACACAGAGAGACCAGAATCACTATGCCAGAGCCGATGCCATTGCCAAACAGATGGAACGCGGAGAGAAAATAGAGACCAAACCGGGTGAAGACGAAAAGACCACCGGTGACTTCATCGTTGACGAGAAGAACCGGACCATTGTCATGACCGAACAGGGGCTTCAGAAAGCACAGGACCTCTTTGAAGTTGACAATCTCTACTCACTTGAAAATGCCGTACTCTCACATCACCTCGACCAGGCGCTCAAAGCACATAACATTTTTGAAAAAGACGTAGACTATGTCGTTCAGAACAATGAGATCATCATCGTCGACGAATTTACAGGAAGGCTCTCCGAAGGACGAAGATACTCCGAAGGACTGCACCAGGCGCTCGAAGCCAAGGAAGGCGTAGAGATACAGGAAGAATCACAGACACTTGCAGAGATCACTTACCAGAACTACTTCAGACTCTATGACAAACTTGCCGGTATGACCGGTACGGCACAGACCGAAGCGACGGAATTCTCACAGATCTACGGGCTGGATGTCATCTCCATTCCAACGAACGTCCCTGTAGAGCGTGCCGACAGGAATGACCTGATCTACAATACGGAAAAAGAGAAACTCGATGCTGTAGTACGCAAAGTAAAAGAGTACCACAGCAAGGGTCAGCCTGTACTCATCGGTACGGCATCCATAGAGAAATCAGAAATGATCCATGAGAGACTCAAAAAAGAGAAGATACCGCATAACATCCTGAATGCGAAGAACCACGCGCAGGAAGCGGAGATCATCAAGAATGCCGGACAGAAAGGTGCGGTTACCGTTGCGACCAATATGGCGGGACGTGGTGTCGATATTAAGATAGACGATGAAGTAAGAGCGCTTGGCGGTCTGGCCATCCTCGGTACGGAAAGACACGAGAGCAGACGTATCGACAACCAGCTCAGGGGACGTTCAGGCCGTCAGGGTGACCCGGGAGAGAGCCAGTTCTTTCTTTCGCTTGACGACAACCTGCTGCGTATCTTCGGTGGAGAAAAGATCAGAAATATCATGAATAGACTCGGTGTGGAAGAGGGAGAGTACATCGATTCCAAGATCGTCACACGTTCTGTCGAAAAAGCACAGAAAAAAGTAGAGAACCAACATTACGAATCGCGTAAGCACATTCTTGAATACGATGATGTCGCCAACCATCAGAGAAAAGCGATCTATGCCTTCAGGAACCAGCTGCTTGACCCTGAATTTGATATCGATGCCAAGATCAAAGAGAACCGTACCGAGTATGTACACCATCTGCTTTCCGAAGCAGGAATCTTCGAAGGGGTGCCAAAAGAGGACTATGATGTAGAAAAGTTGGCGGCACTCATCAAAGAAGAACTGCATATTGAAGTGAACTCTGAATACTTCCAGGACAAAGAGGTTGAGGAACTCGAAGCGATGATCACCGAAATGATGGAAAACATTTATGAAGAGAAGATGTCACAGCTCATGCCGGAACAGCGAAACGAGATCGAGCGTATACTTTACCTTCAGGTACTCGACCCTCAGTGGCGGGACCACCTGTACGAAATGGATGTACTCAAAACGGGTATCGGGCTTAGAGGATATAACCAGAAAGACCCTCTCACCGAATACAAGCAGGACAGCTACAAACTCTTTACCGACCTTGTAGAACGTATCAAACTTGAAGCAGTCAAAGTACTCCATCTTGTAGAGTTCGACTTCTCTTCGCCTGAAGAGGAAGAGGAAGCTATTGAACAGATCAGAGAAGAGCTGGAGAGTGAAGTGGCTGATGCGACACTCAACCAGTCTCTTGAAGAGGGTGTGATTGCAGAGGATTCTGAAAAGCTTAAACCGATCACCGGCACGAAAAAACCGAAAAGAAATGACCCCTGTCCCTGTGGTTCAGGAAAAAAATACAAGAACTGCTGCGGACAAAGCGGACCGAAAAAAGGTCTGTTGGCTTAA
- the lolA gene encoding LolA-like outer membrane lipoprotein chaperone codes for MRKILVCMAIGFSLYADGITLPEHFKANFVQMITNPKKKIIQYSGKVRFSIPSLMKWEYTRPTRKEVCTDGRELRVVDHDLEQVSIYLISKGFNLNEIVKKAKLHSENIYVARYEGKSYTIQVDGKKRLQSIAYFDELDNKVQIVFKNIKYGKGALGLESMRCSAPKAYDMIRG; via the coding sequence TTGAGAAAAATATTAGTTTGTATGGCCATAGGCTTCTCTCTGTATGCCGATGGGATTACTCTGCCTGAGCATTTCAAGGCAAACTTTGTCCAGATGATCACAAACCCGAAAAAAAAGATCATCCAATACAGTGGAAAAGTACGTTTTTCCATACCTTCTCTGATGAAGTGGGAGTATACCCGGCCGACCAGAAAAGAGGTTTGTACCGACGGTAGGGAGTTGCGGGTAGTGGACCATGATCTTGAGCAGGTCTCCATCTACCTTATCTCAAAAGGTTTCAACCTGAACGAGATCGTAAAAAAGGCGAAACTGCACAGTGAAAATATCTATGTAGCCCGTTATGAGGGAAAGAGCTATACGATACAGGTAGATGGTAAAAAACGCTTGCAGAGTATTGCCTACTTTGACGAACTGGACAACAAAGTACAAATAGTATTTAAAAACATAAAGTATGGGAAAGGCGCACTTGGCCTTGAAAGCATGCGCTGTTCTGCGCCCAAAGCGTATGATATGATAAGGGGATAG
- a CDS encoding molybdopterin-dependent oxidoreductase: MKRRDFFKKAATVAGSAALGGSTLLANETGHPVDNRKVSDIALPQKRPLITYSDRPPLLETPREVFANAITPNDLFFVRWHMPMIPTYINPHYFSISIDGEVKKPMKVSLKSLKTEFEAVEITSVLQCGGNSRSAFRPTPSGIQWGPGAMGCAKWKGARLKDVLAKVGLKPNAAWIKFNGLEKPVYSKTDRFVRALELSKMHDDIIIAYEMNGEELPYLNGFPVRLILPGFYSDSWIKMLSDITVTDTKPPLHFMDHAYRIPDNNCECETPDHLAKKTKPIEEMNVNSLIGYPVNGTKVRKDAELIVRGVAFDGGHGIARVEISTDGGTGWQAASLDDGKQGKYAYRTFTYRLTPDRTGSLSIMARATNTKGETQPFAHEVKWNRGGYKYNGIDEVAVEVLS, from the coding sequence ATGAAAAGAAGAGATTTTTTCAAAAAAGCCGCCACGGTTGCCGGGAGTGCCGCGCTTGGAGGGAGTACCCTCCTAGCAAATGAAACAGGCCACCCTGTAGACAACAGAAAAGTGTCAGACATTGCCCTTCCGCAGAAAAGACCGCTGATCACCTACTCCGACAGGCCTCCGCTGCTCGAGACACCAAGGGAAGTCTTTGCCAATGCCATTACCCCCAACGACCTCTTCTTCGTGCGCTGGCATATGCCGATGATCCCTACATACATCAACCCACACTATTTCAGTATCTCCATAGATGGTGAAGTTAAAAAGCCCATGAAAGTATCGCTCAAATCACTTAAAACGGAGTTCGAAGCTGTCGAGATCACATCCGTACTCCAGTGCGGCGGGAACAGCCGAAGCGCTTTCCGCCCGACACCCAGCGGCATCCAGTGGGGGCCCGGTGCGATGGGCTGCGCCAAGTGGAAAGGAGCCCGGCTCAAAGACGTACTGGCAAAAGTGGGCCTGAAACCGAACGCCGCATGGATCAAATTCAATGGTCTTGAAAAACCGGTTTACAGCAAAACGGACCGTTTCGTCCGTGCGCTGGAACTCAGCAAGATGCACGACGACATCATCATCGCTTACGAAATGAACGGCGAAGAGCTTCCCTACCTCAATGGTTTCCCTGTACGGCTCATTCTTCCCGGCTTCTACTCTGACAGCTGGATCAAAATGCTCTCCGATATTACCGTCACCGACACAAAACCACCGCTGCATTTCATGGACCATGCCTACCGCATTCCTGACAATAATTGCGAATGTGAAACGCCCGACCATCTTGCAAAAAAGACCAAACCGATAGAGGAGATGAACGTCAATTCTCTGATCGGCTATCCGGTGAACGGTACAAAGGTCAGAAAAGATGCAGAACTCATTGTCAGGGGCGTTGCCTTCGACGGCGGCCACGGCATTGCCAGAGTTGAGATCTCGACCGACGGCGGAACAGGCTGGCAGGCTGCATCACTCGATGACGGCAAGCAGGGGAAATACGCCTACCGAACCTTCACTTACAGACTCACACCCGACCGGACAGGCAGCCTGTCCATTATGGCCAGGGCCACCAATACCAAAGGTGAAACACAGCCTTTTGCTCACGAGGTAAAATGGAACCGAGGCGGCTACAAATACAACGGTATCGACGAAGTCGCTGTGGAGGTACTGTCATGA
- the rmuC gene encoding DNA recombination protein RmuC — MQEIFQSIQNDSTLMFVAGIALVVLLIIVLVVVVFSTKAKTLSDRLAESDELDRVKSIKIEALERELQGVKITNAAQEQELQHFAQVKEELASKTEQVATLQTKNSTLEKELSQTETQLENLEKMYENLLKEHKALQGRFEHLQEENNKFQVNNARLLMKLETESRHASSKLEMMQEHKKELKTEFERLAKQIFDGNSEKFAEFSKQNLDSMIKPLQTQIEEFKKQVSDTYNAESQDRAVLKNEINSLKELNEKISTDAINLTNALKGDSKQQGVWGEMVLEHVLEASGLRKGFEFEREVSLRTDDNEVLRPDVIVHLPDNRDLIIDAKTSLISYERFVNAEDEANKAKHLAAHLNSIKAHIEELSSKNYERLKEVNTLDFIFMFMPIEGALAVALEHDNSIYDNAFKKKILLVGPTTLLVAMRAVENVWKYERQNQNAQEIARRAGAMYDKFVRFSEDLIKISKQIDAIQSSFSAAKNKLSDGKGNLVRQVQQLKELGAQTNRQIPKELKGEE; from the coding sequence ATGCAGGAGATCTTTCAATCGATACAGAACGATTCAACACTGATGTTCGTGGCAGGCATCGCGCTTGTCGTACTGCTGATTATCGTTCTCGTGGTGGTTGTCTTTTCGACCAAAGCGAAAACACTGAGTGACAGGCTGGCGGAGAGTGACGAACTCGACAGAGTCAAAAGCATCAAGATCGAAGCACTGGAAAGAGAACTTCAGGGTGTCAAGATCACCAATGCAGCACAGGAACAGGAGCTGCAGCATTTTGCACAGGTAAAGGAGGAGCTAGCCAGCAAGACCGAACAGGTCGCAACGCTTCAGACAAAAAACAGTACGCTGGAAAAAGAACTGAGTCAGACGGAGACACAGCTTGAGAACCTTGAGAAGATGTACGAGAATCTGCTCAAAGAGCACAAGGCACTTCAGGGACGTTTTGAACATTTGCAGGAGGAGAATAACAAGTTCCAGGTGAACAATGCAAGACTGCTGATGAAACTGGAGACGGAGAGCAGGCATGCTTCCAGCAAATTGGAAATGATGCAGGAGCATAAAAAAGAACTGAAAACGGAATTCGAGCGCCTGGCAAAGCAGATCTTTGACGGCAATTCGGAAAAATTCGCTGAGTTCTCCAAACAGAATCTCGACAGTATGATCAAACCGCTGCAGACACAGATAGAAGAGTTTAAAAAGCAGGTTTCCGATACCTACAATGCCGAAAGTCAGGATAGAGCGGTTCTCAAGAACGAGATCAATTCGCTCAAAGAGCTCAACGAGAAGATCAGCACGGATGCCATCAACCTGACCAATGCGCTCAAAGGGGACAGTAAACAACAGGGTGTCTGGGGCGAAATGGTACTGGAGCATGTCCTTGAAGCTTCAGGCCTGCGCAAGGGCTTCGAATTCGAACGTGAAGTCTCTTTGCGGACGGATGACAATGAAGTACTGCGTCCCGATGTCATTGTGCATCTTCCGGACAACAGGGATCTTATCATCGATGCCAAGACTTCCCTGATTTCCTACGAACGTTTCGTCAATGCGGAGGATGAAGCCAACAAGGCCAAACATCTTGCCGCGCATCTGAATTCCATCAAAGCACATATAGAGGAGCTTTCCAGCAAGAATTATGAGCGTCTTAAAGAAGTCAATACACTGGATTTCATTTTTATGTTCATGCCGATCGAAGGTGCATTGGCCGTAGCACTTGAGCATGATAACAGTATTTACGACAATGCCTTCAAAAAGAAGATCCTTCTGGTAGGGCCTACGACGCTTCTGGTTGCTATGAGGGCGGTCGAGAATGTCTGGAAGTATGAACGGCAGAACCAGAATGCCCAGGAGATCGCAAGAAGAGCAGGTGCGATGTACGACAAGTTCGTACGTTTCTCCGAAGACCTTATCAAAATATCCAAACAGATCGATGCGATACAGAGCAGTTTTTCCGCCGCGAAGAACAAACTCAGCGACGGGAAAGGTAACCTGGTCCGTCAGGTACAGCAGCTCAAAGAGCTGGGTGCACAGACAAACAGGCAAATACCCAAAGAATTAAAAGGAGAAGAATAA